Proteins from a single region of Rhodospirillales bacterium:
- a CDS encoding ribulose-phosphate 3-epimerase: protein MPQKSVRIAPSILSADFSKLGEEVVAIDKAGADYIHIDVMDGHFVPNLTFGAPVVKAIRGVTKKPFDVHLMISPVDPLIEDFVEAGADIITAHVEAGPHLHRTLQAIKAAGVRCGVSLNPHTPIEAVQHVMNMVDLILIMTVNPGFGGQSFIPLLDKIAATRAMIEKSGRKIDLQVDGGVNSQTAKECIAAGADVLVAGTAVFKDGPESYAKNIEALRG, encoded by the coding sequence ATGCCCCAAAAATCTGTTCGCATTGCTCCGTCGATTTTGTCAGCCGATTTTTCGAAATTGGGTGAGGAGGTGGTTGCGATTGATAAGGCGGGCGCCGATTACATCCATATTGATGTTATGGACGGGCATTTTGTGCCGAACCTGACATTTGGTGCGCCAGTGGTCAAAGCCATTCGCGGAGTTACGAAGAAGCCGTTTGATGTACATTTGATGATTTCTCCGGTTGATCCGCTTATTGAAGATTTTGTTGAGGCAGGAGCCGATATTATTACTGCGCATGTTGAGGCGGGGCCGCATTTGCACCGGACGTTGCAGGCGATTAAGGCCGCAGGCGTCAGGTGCGGAGTTTCGCTTAATCCGCATACGCCGATTGAGGCTGTCCAACATGTGATGAATATGGTGGATTTGATTTTGATTATGACTGTGAACCCCGGTTTTGGCGGGCAAAGTTTTATTCCGTTGCTGGACAAGATTGCCGCTACGCGCGCAATGATTGAAAAATCTGGGCGGAAAATAGATTTACAGGTTGATGGCGGAGTTAATTCGCAGACGGCCAAAGAATGTATTGCTGCCGGGGCGGATGTTCTGGTGGCCGGGACGGCTGTGTTTAAGGATGGCCCGGAAAGTTATGCGAAGAATATCGAAGCTCTGCGGGGCTGA
- a CDS encoding heparinase II/III family protein, with product MPVQLIQHLKRRASQMAYNSVFYNWSLQGEAPERMVVRPVDPWPGSMEAGKALCEGALMFEGAQMPFGAGCWQMDDLPEGWMAHLHGFSWLRDLRSLSGERGMGAVARTHAKMMIRSWIEMNETWQPQSWRMDVAGQRLAMWISAYEFFSAVEFIEPEDEEDFQNAFFDSCTRQARHLSRAIAHGEVDECRGPGRFYAVQGLLYAGIAFEGFEHWADQALEQLAFELDAQIAGDGAHRSRSPAQLLEILQILLDIRMVLRAADRPLPEKVQHAIDRMGPALRFFRYSDKHLALFQGAQEGAAERIDSVLQQAGARGKILSALPCTGYERLSLGRTCVMMDCAGAPDWPYADSAHASPLSFEMSYGRARLFVNCGAHPLDEDWREALCSTPAHTALSLDARNACGLQGRCGRGSFAPAVVLREDLRHAALLEASHNGYVPVNGFHHKRRIYLSDQGHDVRGEDVLSADVLPVRPVDVAVRFHLHPKVMVSLIRDGQEALLRLPGGVGWRFHQGSDLRNGRLELEDSVYLGCGTSIRKSKQLVIYGQIIDNSSKIKWAVQREG from the coding sequence ATGCCTGTTCAGCTTATACAGCATTTGAAACGCCGCGCCAGTCAGATGGCCTATAATAGCGTGTTTTATAACTGGAGCCTGCAGGGCGAAGCGCCGGAGCGAATGGTGGTGCGTCCGGTAGACCCGTGGCCGGGCTCTATGGAGGCGGGCAAGGCTTTGTGTGAGGGCGCGTTGATGTTTGAAGGTGCGCAGATGCCATTTGGTGCAGGGTGTTGGCAGATGGATGATTTGCCGGAAGGGTGGATGGCGCATTTGCATGGATTTTCATGGCTCAGGGATTTGCGGTCTTTAAGCGGGGAGCGCGGAATGGGCGCGGTGGCACGTACGCATGCCAAGATGATGATCCGCAGCTGGATTGAAATGAATGAGACGTGGCAGCCGCAGAGCTGGCGGATGGATGTGGCCGGTCAGCGATTGGCGATGTGGATTTCGGCGTATGAATTTTTTAGTGCGGTTGAGTTTATTGAGCCTGAGGATGAGGAAGATTTTCAGAATGCGTTTTTTGATAGCTGCACCCGTCAGGCGCGGCATTTATCACGCGCCATCGCGCATGGTGAGGTCGATGAGTGTCGGGGGCCCGGGCGGTTTTATGCAGTTCAGGGATTGCTGTATGCGGGGATTGCGTTTGAAGGTTTTGAGCATTGGGCTGATCAGGCTCTTGAGCAGCTTGCGTTTGAGCTTGATGCGCAGATTGCCGGGGACGGGGCGCATCGTTCGCGCTCTCCGGCGCAGCTCTTAGAGATTTTGCAGATTTTGCTCGATATACGTATGGTGCTGCGCGCTGCTGATCGGCCTTTGCCGGAAAAAGTTCAGCATGCTATTGACCGGATGGGGCCGGCTTTACGGTTTTTCCGTTATAGCGACAAGCATTTGGCGTTGTTTCAGGGTGCGCAAGAAGGCGCCGCGGAGCGGATCGATTCGGTTTTGCAGCAAGCCGGGGCACGTGGAAAGATTTTGAGCGCCTTGCCGTGCACGGGATATGAGCGTCTTAGTCTGGGGCGTACGTGTGTGATGATGGATTGTGCGGGCGCGCCGGATTGGCCGTATGCAGATAGTGCGCATGCCTCACCGCTCAGCTTTGAGATGAGTTACGGACGGGCGCGGTTGTTTGTGAATTGCGGCGCTCACCCGCTGGATGAAGATTGGCGTGAAGCGCTGTGTTCAACGCCTGCGCATACGGCCCTTAGCCTTGATGCGCGCAATGCTTGTGGTTTGCAGGGGCGCTGCGGGCGTGGCAGTTTTGCGCCTGCTGTGGTTTTACGTGAGGATTTGAGGCATGCGGCGTTGCTGGAGGCTTCTCATAACGGGTATGTTCCGGTGAATGGGTTTCATCATAAGCGCCGGATTTATCTTTCTGATCAGGGGCATGATGTGCGCGGCGAGGATGTGCTCAGCGCGGATGTGTTGCCGGTACGGCCTGTGGATGTGGCAGTGCGCTTTCATTTGCATCCTAAGGTGATGGTATCGCTGATTCGCGATGGGCAAGAGGCGCTCTTGCGGTTGCCTGGCGGGGTTGGCTGGCGCTTTCATCAGGGATCGGATTTGCGCAATGGGCGGTTGGAGCTGGAAGATAGTGTGTATTTGGGGTGCGGGACTTCTATCCGTAAGAGCAAACAATTGGTTATTTATGGTCAAATTATTGATAATTCATCGAAAATAAAGTGGGCTGTGCAACGCGAAGGTTAA
- a CDS encoding EAL domain-containing protein, which produces MTQELASQGSKQDSKRCVYDTELLARIEDLIRGFQAQVRDAQGSACEGAMVYGLRVLVALANMVLQKRDMFEIEPWHIISAHAPLSMPGEMLLRVKDFKNKNMPPYEAIMAFYDHGYTAQIDGILFLAALGQFQRMRQTGREKQVSINISARSLRDSDFVKVTLARLESLDLVSDEKVLIEIHESAPHLSLSRQVLELYRAVGVGFVIDDVGMNMNDVLRLADFEGLAEFVKLDRHTVCAPEGEAYALDQVMSFVETLMPGTLCVAEGVQTAEHAWDIVQKYPSILYAQGLYLPDEREVFQREFKAAQSDQGLASARS; this is translated from the coding sequence ATGACGCAAGAATTGGCCTCTCAAGGCTCTAAGCAAGACTCTAAACGTTGCGTTTATGATACGGAGCTTTTGGCGCGTATAGAGGATCTTATTCGCGGTTTTCAAGCACAGGTTCGTGATGCGCAAGGTTCGGCATGTGAAGGGGCAATGGTCTACGGTTTGCGTGTGTTGGTCGCTCTGGCCAATATGGTTTTGCAGAAACGTGATATGTTTGAGATTGAGCCCTGGCATATTATTTCTGCGCATGCCCCGCTTTCAATGCCTGGCGAGATGCTGCTGCGGGTGAAGGATTTTAAGAACAAGAATATGCCGCCTTATGAGGCGATTATGGCGTTTTACGATCATGGTTATACGGCGCAGATTGACGGGATTTTATTTTTGGCTGCTCTTGGTCAATTTCAGCGTATGCGCCAAACCGGGCGTGAAAAGCAGGTGAGTATTAATATCTCAGCGCGGTCTTTGCGTGATTCTGATTTTGTAAAGGTGACCTTAGCGCGGCTTGAAAGTCTGGATCTGGTCAGCGATGAGAAAGTTTTGATAGAGATTCATGAAAGTGCGCCGCATTTAAGTTTAAGCCGTCAGGTTCTGGAGCTTTATCGGGCGGTCGGGGTCGGGTTTGTGATTGATGATGTTGGGATGAATATGAATGATGTGTTGCGTCTGGCGGATTTTGAGGGGTTGGCGGAGTTTGTAAAACTTGATCGACATACGGTGTGTGCACCAGAGGGTGAGGCTTATGCGCTTGATCAGGTGATGTCGTTTGTGGAGACTTTGATGCCCGGTACGTTATGTGTCGCGGAAGGGGTACAAACAGCGGAACATGCATGGGATATTGTACAAAAATATCCATCGATTCTTTATGCGCAAGGATTATATCTGCCCGATGAACGTGAGGTGTTTCAGCGTGAATTTAAGGCGGCGCAGTCGGATCAGGGGCTTGCATCTGCTAGATCTTAG